One region of Candidatus Peribacteraceae bacterium genomic DNA includes:
- a CDS encoding ABC transporter permease, translating to MRNALGAIGSNKLRSALTMLGIIIGVASVTLMIAIGQGAQRSVTSRIQGLGTNLLTVSPGSPTQTNVRLGGGSSTLTNDDVTALRNTLAGLNGISPETSSRVQAIAGSLNMSTTMMGAAPDYLTVRNAVLAYGSFVTEEDLAGMAKVAVLGPEVTATLFPNEPNPLGRDIRIGNMIVTVIGVLQSKGQQGFQNQDDMIILPLSTMQQRVTGSDTVSSINVSVEDQGEMERKQAEITAVLLNVHGITDTADQDFTVMNQADAVETLNEVTGIFTLLLGGIAAISLLVGGIGVMNIMLVSVTERTREIGIRKAIGAKRRDIMLQFLVESVVLSVLGGLIGILMSWGGSALVKTYASLDASLNLSSVLLAFFFSACVGIFFGMLPAYKASKLRPIEALRYE from the coding sequence ATGAGGAACGCCCTCGGCGCCATCGGCAGCAACAAGCTGCGGTCCGCGCTCACCATGCTCGGCATCATCATCGGCGTGGCGTCGGTGACGCTCATGATCGCCATCGGGCAGGGCGCGCAGCGCAGCGTGACCTCGCGCATCCAGGGGTTGGGGACGAACCTCCTCACCGTCTCGCCGGGCAGCCCCACGCAGACCAACGTGCGCTTGGGCGGCGGGAGCTCCACGCTCACGAACGACGACGTCACCGCCCTGCGGAACACCCTCGCCGGGCTCAACGGCATCTCGCCGGAAACGAGCAGCCGCGTGCAGGCCATCGCGGGATCCCTCAATATGTCCACAACCATGATGGGTGCGGCGCCGGACTACCTCACGGTGCGCAACGCCGTCCTCGCGTACGGGAGCTTTGTGACGGAGGAAGACCTGGCGGGGATGGCGAAGGTGGCGGTGTTGGGGCCGGAGGTGACGGCCACGCTCTTCCCAAACGAACCGAATCCGCTGGGGCGGGATATCCGGATCGGGAACATGATCGTCACCGTCATCGGCGTCCTGCAGTCCAAAGGGCAGCAGGGATTCCAGAACCAGGATGACATGATCATCCTCCCCCTCTCCACCATGCAGCAGCGCGTGACGGGGTCGGACACCGTGAGCTCCATCAACGTATCGGTGGAGGACCAGGGGGAGATGGAACGGAAGCAGGCGGAGATCACGGCCGTGCTCCTCAACGTGCATGGGATCACGGACACGGCGGACCAGGACTTCACCGTGATGAACCAGGCGGACGCGGTGGAGACGCTCAACGAGGTGACGGGCATCTTCACGCTCCTCCTCGGCGGCATCGCGGCCATCTCGCTCCTCGTGGGCGGCATCGGCGTGATGAACATCATGCTCGTCTCGGTGACGGAGCGGACGCGCGAAATCGGCATCCGCAAGGCCATCGGCGCCAAGCGCCGGGACATCATGCTGCAGTTCCTGGTGGAATCCGTCGTGCTGAGCGTGCTGGGCGGCCTCATCGGCATCCTCATGAGCTGGGGGGGATCGGCGCTGGTCAAAACGTACGCCAGCCTGGACGCCAGCCTCAACCTCTCCTCGGTGCTCCTCGCCTTCTTTTTCTCCGCATGCGTGGG